A region of Ornithorhynchus anatinus isolate Pmale09 chromosome 5, mOrnAna1.pri.v4, whole genome shotgun sequence DNA encodes the following proteins:
- the MEIOSIN gene encoding meiosis initiator protein produces MQSAGVQGQEPKLVDYDSDWEEEEDEDSSTGPWLSALTPPNSPHGLVVPGSEPPLLLLPARDCCATGCSAQDLGLSPSLFSSPSHLLSGQTQPEGIESVSQALFEDVCLNLSTGTLWTKDPWTSVSDFSSSSEEDGDCVWRPIERDPKPSPARPQTKRAAEPGRRPVAPNPPCPFLLKKKCVNGFIMFCRLNRKQYIRTRPGIASTTATKELAHLWRLMTQQEQKPYRSKARRFSRLHNRIVRSDNSSSDEELPPQKPFYLLLAEKAHCFPPPGTL; encoded by the exons atgcagagcgct GGCGTCCAGGGGCAGGA ACCCAAGTTGGTGGACTACGATTctgactgggaggaggaggaggacgaggattcCAGCACAGGCCCGTGGCTCTCGGCCCTGACCCCCCCAAACAGTCCCCACG GCTTGGTGGTCCCTGGCTCTGAgcccccgctgctgctgctgcccgcccGGGACTGCTGTGCCACTGGCTGCAGTGCTCAGGACTTGGGCCTGAGCCCCTCGCTCTTCTCCTCGCCCAGTCACCTGCTGTCCGGCCAAACCCAGCCTGAGGGGATCGAGAGCGTTTCCCAAG CCCTGTTTGAAGATGTGTGCCTGAACCTCTCCACGGGCACCCTGTGGACGAAG GACCCTTGGACCTCGGTGAGTGACTTCTCGTCCTCCTCAGAggaggacggggactgcgtctggaGACCCATCGAGCGGGACCCCAAGCCATCGCCCGCCAGGCCCCAGACCAagagggcggcggagccgggtcggCGGCcggtggccccgaaccctccgtGTCCCTTCCTGTTGAAGAAGAAGTGTGTCAACGGATTCATCATGTTCTGCCGCCTCAACCGCAAGCAGTACATTCG cACCCGGCCTGGCATCGCGTCCACCACTGCCACCAAGGAGCTGGCCCACCTGTGGCGTCTGATGACCCAGCAGGAGCAAAAGCCGTACCG CTCCAAGGCTCGAAGGTTCAGCCGCCTGCACAACCGCATCGTGCGCAGCGATAATTCCAGCAGCGACGAGGAGCTGCCGCCCCAGAAGCCCTTCTACCTGCTCCTGGCTGAGAAAGCgcactgcttccctccccccggcACCCTGTGA
- the SIX5 gene encoding homeobox protein SIX5 has protein sequence MRSGAPTDQSGSLGPGGPTRTDEGREARLSLPHSQPPPSQEEHGAGEGRAPGGGDGEEEEDDDDDDEDDEEDEAAEEASARQLLQTLRAAEGGGGPPGGEEGEEEPQEEPQEQQQQPPPRPPPPAPPPPPPPAGLSFSSEQVSCVCEALLQAGQAGRLGRFLGALPAAERLRGSESVLRARALVAFQRGDFAELYRLLESRPFPAAHHAFLQDLYLRARYREAERARGRALGAVDKYRLRKKFPLPKTIWDGEETVYCFKERSRAALKACYRGNRYPTPDEKRRLAALTGLSLTQVSNWFKNRRQRDRTGAGAGPGPGKSESDGNPSTEDESSRSAEDPEPGAGVAGAAEGPVGSVFLPAAPGGTPGGTPGPAPVLLNGNFLAGGPPAVLLNGGSVIINGLALGDGPTLAPAVGPALGPLLLNGAAPQPPDPAAAGAGKAREARLAEGPGPLPGVAEEKPPPPPGAPVSLPQVVPGSQAPGALQLSPAVPAPQPGPLPASQVVPASQPGPAPPGLSPAQMVPLSPSPVYSVPAGPAPQLLSLPQVVPSPQVVALPQGVGPLQLLAGGGSPVKVAAAGSALGSGNVHLINTGVGVTALQLPAAAPGNFLLTNPVPGGPILTGMSLQQGKLVLTATFPASMLVSPVLATAAPAPAGLALPVKQEQGPGPAPAEPPPADAALLDPFGGPPPPGPAFSPEPPDFGTQGGLLPGLAAAPAEGLALAVAPAWGAGVLELGGGGPVGGLFEMDKELPAAAPHALLRLPDAEGLLLEAGELGPEGKVLTQLQSVPVEEPLEL, from the exons ATGCGCAGCGGCGCCCCAACGGACCAATCGGGGTCGCTGGGGCCCGGGGGTCCCACGCGGACCGACGAGGGGCGGGAGGCTCGGCTGTCGctgccccactcccaaccacCGCCCTCACAAGAGGAGCACGG ggccggggagggccgcGCCCCGGGCGGGGGcgacggagaggaggaggaggacgacgacgacgacgacgaggacgacgaggaggacgaagCGGCGGAGGAGGCGAGCGCCCGCCAACTTCTGCAAACTTTGCGAgcggcggagggcggcggggggccgccgggcggggaggagggggaggaggagccgcagGAGGAGccgcaggagcagcagcagcagccgccgccgcggcctccgccgcccgccccgccgcctcctccgccgccggcgGGGCTGAGCTTCTCGTCCGAGCAGGTGTCGTGCGTGTGCGAGGCGCTGCTGCAGGCGGGCCAGGCCGGCCGTCTGGGCCGCTTCCTCGGGGCGCTGCCGGCCGCCGAGCGGCTACGTGGCAGCGAGTCGGTGCTGCGGGCCCGGGCGCTGGTGGCCTTCCAGCGGGGCGACTTCGCCGAGCTGTACCGGCTGCTGGAGAGCCGGCCCTTCCCCGCGGCGCACCACGCCTTCCTGCAGGACCTCTACCTGCGCGCCCGTTACCGGGAGGCGGAGCGCGCCCGCGGCCGCGCCCTGGGCGCCGTGGACAAGTACCGGCTGCGCAAGAAGTTCCCGCTGCCCAAGACCATCTGGGACGGCGAGGAGACGGTCTACTGCTTCAAGGAGCGCTCCCGCGCCGCCCTCAAGGCCTGCTACCGCGGGAACCGCTACCCCACCCCCGACGAGAAGCGGCGCCTCGCCGCCCTCACCGGCCTCTCGCTCACGCAGGTCAGCAACTGGTTCAAGAACCGGAGGCAGCGCGACCGCACCGGGGCcggcgcggggcccgggcccggcaagag CGAGTCGGACGGGAACCCCAGCACGGAGGACGAGTCCAGCCGCAGCGCCGAGGACCCGGAGCCGGGCGCCGGGGTCGCCGGGGCGGCCGAGGGCCCCGTGGGGTCCGTGTTCCTgcccgcggcccccggcgggacccccggcgggacccccggcccggcgccggtcCTGCTCAACGGAAACTTCCTGGCGGGCGGCCCACCCGCCGTGCTGCTCAACGGGGGCTCGGTCATCATCAACGGGCTGGCGCTGGGGGACGGACCCACCCTCGCCCCGGCCGtcggcccggccctcggcccgCTCCTCCTCAACGGTGCCGCCCCGCAGCCCCCAGACCCCGCCGCGGCCGGCGCGGGGAAGGCCCGGGAGGCCCGGTTGGCCGAGGGGCCCGGGCCGCTGCCCGGCGTGGCCGAAGAgaagcccccgccgcccccgggcgcgCCGGTCTCTCTGCCCCAGGTGGTGCCCGGGTCCCAGGCCCCCGGCGCCCTGCAGCTCTCCCCGGCGGTGCCCGCCCCgcagcccggccccctccccgcctcgcagGTGGTGCCCGcctcccagcccggccccgccccgcctggGCTGTCCCCGGCCCAGATGGTGCCCCTGTCCCCGTCGCCCGTCTACTCCGTGCCCGCCGGCCCCGCGCCCCAGCTCCTGTCACTGCCCCAAGTGGTGCCCTCCCCCCAGGTGGTGGCCCTGCCGCAGGGCGTCGGGCCCCTGCAGCTCCTGGCGGGGGGCGGCAGCCCCGTCAAGGTGGCCGCGGCCGGCTCGGCCCTCGGCTCGGGCAACGTCCATCTCATCAACACCGGCGTCGGCGTGACGGCCCTGCAGCTGCCCGCCGCGGCCCCGG gTAACTTCTTGCTGACGAACCCCGTGCCCGGCGGCCCCATCCTGACGGGCATGAGCCTGCAGCAGGGCAAACTCGTCCTCACGGCCACCTTCCCCGCCAGCATGCTGGTCTCCCCCGTCCTGGCCaccgcagcccccgcccccgccggcctggCCCTGCCCGTCAAGCAAGAgcagggccccgggcccgccccggccgAGCCCCCGCCCGCCGACGCCGCCCTCCTGGACCCCTTCGgcgggccgccgccccccggcccggctttctccccggagccccccgacTTTGGGACCCAGGGGGGCCTGCTGCCCGGCTTGGCCGCGGCTCCGGCCGAGGGGCTGGCGCTGGCGGTGGCGCCCGCGTGGGGGGCCGGGGTgctggagctggggggaggggggccggtgggggggctGTTCGAGATGGACAAGGAGCTCCCGGCCGCGGCCCCCCACGCCCTGCTGCGGCTGCCCGACGCCGAGGGCCTGCTGCTGGAAGCGGGCGAGCTGGGGCCCGAGGGCAAAGTGCTGACCCAGCTGCAGTCGGTGCCCGTGGAGGAGCCCCTGGAGCTGTGA